Proteins encoded by one window of Vitis riparia cultivar Riparia Gloire de Montpellier isolate 1030 chromosome 11, EGFV_Vit.rip_1.0, whole genome shotgun sequence:
- the LOC117924855 gene encoding glucan endo-1,3-beta-glucosidase 5, whose protein sequence is MALSYLVWMLLLSLVGGLGVEGVGLACNWGTISTHPLPPDITVKLLKDNGFNKVKLFEAQPGVLRALGNSGIQVMLGIPNDFLAPLASSVGFAVKWVAQNVSTYVSKYGVDIRYVAVGNEPFLKTYKDSFLQTTFPALKNIQAALIKAGLGEKVRVTVPLNADVYQTDSGLPSGGDFRSDIHTLMISIIKFLSDNDGPLTINIYPFLSLYADPHFPVDYAFFSGNSTPIVDGSISYTNVFEANYDTLIWALEKNGFPSIPVIIGEVGWPTDGDSSANLQYAKKFNQGLVNRILRGQGTPKRSNAPDIYLFGLLDEDAKSIQPGNFERHWGIFYFDGTVKYSLDLGKNKTLVPAKGVRYLERRWCVMAPEANIADPNLTESINYACTYADCTSLGYGSSCSRLDTRSNASYAFNMYYQTMNHQKDSCKFSNLSVITSINPSQGTCRFEVMIDVGKHDTRATSSSAGGLQNLAIRVIFVLILIIYGGVC, encoded by the exons ATGGCTTTGAGTTATTTGGTGTGGATGTTGCTGCTGAGCCTAGTTGGTGGTTTGGGTGTGGAGGGCGTAGGCCTGGCTTGCAACTGGGGCACAATTTCAACTCATCCCCTCCCACCTGACATAACGGTGAAGCTATTAAAGGACAACGGATTCAATAAAGTGAAGCTATTTGAAGCCCAGCCTGGCGTGCTCAGGGCACTGGGGAATTCTGGTATCCAGGTCATGCTCGGCATACCCAATGACTTCTTAGCACCTCTGGCAAGCAGCGTCGGATTTGCGGTCAAATGGGTGGCACAAAATGTCTCTACCTATGTATCAAAATATGGGGTTGATATAAG GTATGTAGCTGTGGGTAATGAGCCTTTCCTTAAGACCTACAAAGATTCTTTCCTGCAAACAACATTTCCAGCGCTTAAAAATATTCAGGCAGCGCTGATCAAAGCTGGGTTGGGGGAAAAAGTGAGGGTCACAGTCCCGCTCAACGCAGACGTCTACCAGACTGACAGTGGTCTGCCCTCTGGTGGTGACTTCCGGTCCGACATCCACACTCTCATGATCTCCATCATCAAATTCCTCAGTGACAATGATGGTCCCCTCACCATCAACATCTACCCCTTCCTCAGCCTGTATGCAGACCCCCATTTCCCGGTTGACTATGCCTTCTTCTCTGGCAATTCTACCCCAATAGTTGATGGTTCCATCAGTTACACCAACGTTTTCGAAGCCAACTACGACACCCTCATCTGGGCTCTTGAGAAAAATGGTTTCCCCTCCATCCCGGTCATTATTGGGGAAGTCGGATGGCCTACTGATGGTGATTCCAGCGCCAACCTGCAGTATGCCAAGAAGTTCAATCAAGGCCTTGTCAACCGGATCCTGAGAGGACAAGGCACTCCCAAACGCTCCAACGCACCTGACATTTACCTATTTGGACTCCTTGATGAAGATGCCAAGAGCATCCAACCAGGGAACTTTGAGCGGCACTGGGGTATTTTTTACTTCGATGGAACCGTTAAGTATTCACTGGATCTGGGGAAAAACAAGACTCTGGTCCCTGCAAAGGGTGTCCGCTATTTGGAGAGGCGATGGTGCGTAATGGCGCCTGAAGCAAACATTGCAGATCCCAACTTGACAGAAAGCATCAACTATGCTTGCACTTACGCCGACTGCACAAGTCTTGGATATGGGTCCTCTTGCAGTAGGCTGGACACGAGGAGCAATGCTTCCTACGCTTTCAACATGTACTATCAGACCATGAATCACCAGAAAGACTCCTGCAAATTCTCTAACTTATCAGTCATCACATCCATAAATCCCTCTCAAGGTACCTGCCGATTTGAGGTCATGATCGATGTCGGAAAGCATGACACCAGGGCTACATCTTCATCAGCTGGGGGACTGCAGAATCTAGCCATCAGggtcatttttgttttaatattaatCATTTATGGTGGCGTTTGCTGA